Genomic segment of Lagopus muta isolate bLagMut1 chromosome 3, bLagMut1 primary, whole genome shotgun sequence:
CAATTCTGCCTGATCACACACTTGTTTGCTCGTTTATGATGCCCAGCACACCTGGATTACGCAATTctagaagaaaagcacagtaaaaggtcatttaaaaaaacaaaaacccataCAAATCATATCCCTaaggaagatattttctttaaacagttAGTTGAATCATGTGCTCTCTCTCATACCATAGCTAAATCTTTTGCTTGTTAGTTTTTTTTGATTTGAAATTCTCAGGAGAGTAAAGCTATGCTTATCTGCACATATCTGTACCTTGTAAATTGAGTTAATCATAAAGTCCTAAAGCAAAATGTGCAGTAAAGTCTAGTAAGTCACTGCCATTTGAACCATGCATTTATCCAAGGCACTGCATAAAAAACAATCAGTCTAATACATGAAAATCTGAACCTTCTAACAAGgttgacttttttcctttttttcacaTCAAGTGACCAAAGGCAGCATACAAAGTATTACAAGGAAGTTCACAAGTTCTGGGTCCTTCATCATAGTCATACTGAACATTGGCCCCTTATATAAGTCACAGACACAAAGCTGTAAAacgtaattaaaaaaatacaattttattgtGTTAGTCTGCATATGTATTGATACAGTTGTTCTGAGAATGCTTCTGAGGAAAATTTTTCCATAAATCTGactctcccagctgctcccattGAGTCCTTCAAGAGAGGATCTCTCACGATTTTTTCCATGGCCTCAGAGAATTGTGTTGGCAGAGGATCACACAAGAATCCTGTAACGTTATTCAAAATTGATTCTAAAGGACCACCCGAATTAACTGCTATAACTGGACGTCTCATGTACATTGCCTCCAGAGGAACAATGCCAAAGTGTTCGTTACTTGGTGTgtacagcacacacacacagttactaagaagagagattttttgTTCATCTGTGAATGATCTCACAAAAGTGACATGGTCACTAACGTTAAGCTCAGTTGCAATTTTCCTTAGTTCTTCATAATGCTCCACATTTTCCAGAACTCGTTTATCATAGCCACCTGCCATAACCAAGTGAACTTCACTCCACTGATGAGAATCAAGTCTTCCTCGAAGCTCATGCAAAGCTTCAAGAGCCAACGCGAGGTTCTTTTTTCTTTCGTACCTATTAATAGATAGAAACAAGAACTTGCTCTTTTTGGGAATCAAGTCAACTATGTCCACAGGAACCACTGTCTCAAAGCTACTGGTGTTGAGAGATGGATAAAGGACATCTGGGTTTATGTGAGACAAGGATTTAAATGTCTCCTTGAACACACTGGCAGTGAATTTGCTGTTCACAACGATGCAGTCTGCCATGCCAGTGGTGTACTCTTCCAGCCAATCCAGTGGCATTCTGTAGAGGCGCTTTAGAAAAGATTCTCTCTTGGTAAGGAGCTGATCAGGAAAGTGACAGTAAAACAAAACCTTCTTCCGTGTTCTGGCCAGCCTGAGTATCGGAATGCAAGCGGACACCTAGCGCAAACCAGAAGAGAGGACAAGACATTTATTATTTGTGGTAGCACCACTGCTGCAAAGGGTATGACAGGATCATCAAGGtaggaaaagatctctaaggccatctaatccaaccgTCAGCCcactcccaccatgcccactgaccacatccctcactACCACATCTATATGGATCTGGAACACTTCCATGGACAGTGACCCCACTGCCTCACCgctcttccagaga
This window contains:
- the ALG2 gene encoding alpha-1,3/1,6-mannosyltransferase ALG2 isoform X2, translating into MLRCQLQEGVGRAARQRASGPAGEAEERPAGWADVALEPAGGACALPLGAMAEQGEGEEASGPSVLFLHPDLGLGGAERLVVDAALALKARGCQVQVSACIPILRLARTRKKVLFYCHFPDQLLTKRESFLKRLYRMPLDWLEEYTTGMADCIVVNSKFTASVFKETFKSLSHINPDVLYPSLNTSSFETVVPVDIVDLIPKKSKFLFLSINRYERKKNLALALEALHELRGRLDSHQWSEVHLVMAGGYDKRVLENVEHYEELRKIATELNVSDHVTFVRSFTDEQKISLLSNCVCVLYTPSNEHFGIVPLEAMYMRRPVIAVNSGGPLESILNNVTGFLCDPLPTQFSEAMEKIVRDPLLKDSMGAAGRVRFMEKFSSEAFSEQLYQYICRLTQ
- the ALG2 gene encoding alpha-1,3/1,6-mannosyltransferase ALG2 isoform X1 codes for the protein MLRCQLQEGVGRAARQRASGPAGEAEERPAGWADVALEPAGGACALPLGAMAEQGEGEEASGPSVLFLHPDLGLGGAERLVVDAALALKARGCQVQVWTAHYDPGRCFAETRQLAVHRAGAWLPRSFWGRGHAVCAALRMVFVALYVLLLSGQHADAFICDQVSACIPILRLARTRKKVLFYCHFPDQLLTKRESFLKRLYRMPLDWLEEYTTGMADCIVVNSKFTASVFKETFKSLSHINPDVLYPSLNTSSFETVVPVDIVDLIPKKSKFLFLSINRYERKKNLALALEALHELRGRLDSHQWSEVHLVMAGGYDKRVLENVEHYEELRKIATELNVSDHVTFVRSFTDEQKISLLSNCVCVLYTPSNEHFGIVPLEAMYMRRPVIAVNSGGPLESILNNVTGFLCDPLPTQFSEAMEKIVRDPLLKDSMGAAGRVRFMEKFSSEAFSEQLYQYICRLTQ